The genomic DNA CTTCAGATGACGCGGAAAGCTTATGGCGAGGGCAACGACCGGAtccgcacgacgacgccaccgctGATAACGGCCTGCTTGAAATTGGCGAGGAAATTCAAGCTCCGAGAGCACTACGACGACAATTGGGAAACACAGAGCAACGCCCTGTACAAGTTTATGCACTCGGCTCTCAGCACGCTCTACACGCGGGTGAACGGCGCGGGCACGTCGGAGCTGGCGCTGCGATTGTTTTGCAGCGCTGGACAGGCTGCGGATCTGAATGGCTTCGAAGAGGTCGCATACGAGTTTTACGCGCAGGCGTTTACGGTGTACGAGGAGGCCGTGTCGGACTCCAAGGCGCAGTTCCAGGCCGTGTGCATCatcgcgtcgtcgctgcacCAGACACGCAACTTTGGCAAGGAAAACTACGACACACTGATCACCAAGTGCGCCCAGCACGGGAGCAAGCTGCTGCGGAAGCCGGACCAGTGTCGCGCGGTGTACCTGGCGAGCCACCTGTGGTGGGCGACGCCCATTGTGGGCAATGGCGAGACGGAGGAAACAGAGGTCAGTGCAGAGCTCCTTATCGTCTGAGCGACCTGATACGACCGGAGACTAACATGATCTCGCAGCTATATCGCGACGGCAAGCGTGTGCTCGAATGTCTGCAGCGGGCTCTCCGTGTGGCTGACTCATGCATGGAAACTGCGACGTCGATTGAGCTCTTCGTCGAGATCCTGGACCGCTACGTCTATTACTTTGATCAGCAGAACGAATCGGTAGGCACAGCTGGGCTGACGCGTGGAAAGATGCGTGCTGACCCTGCGCAGGTGACGACAAAGTACCTCAACGGTCTGATTGAGCTGATTCACTCCAACTTGGCGGGCAACCAGCAAGAGACGGGGTCCATTGAGACGAGCAAGAAGCATTTTCACCAGACGCTCGAGAACATTCGAAGTCGGCAGTACGAGGGCGTGGTGCTATATCCCAGCTAAGGGTGTAGGGCGCGCGAAGAGGAACGGGGAGaagcaggagaagaagagTAAGAAtaaggagaagcagcagcagcattcAAGCGTGTATGTAGATAACCGGGAAGCCTGCGTTGGGATGGGCGGTGCGAGCATGACGACCGACAGAGTGTTTCAGTGTAAATACCTTACTACTTACTCCACTGCTTGTGAGCCGCTACCTGTGATTGTGATGTGGGTTAATTTTGTAGCTGCTTTTTTGTTTACAACTATTCCCTCATGTCCGCTAACGCTGCTGTCGTTTAGCAACGGTGTTGAGCCGGGAGGTGGTTTGCCAGGCCTTTTGGTGCACCACACACATGTTTTATATCACGCCTCGGGCCGTGGATGAGCAGGTCCAGAGCCCGCTCCTTGACGGGACATGAAGTAACCTGGCAACCTGGGTACTAACGTCAGGTATTGGGGAACTGATGATATAGGCAAATtgacagcagcaggcagggccTCGAATTCTGGGGATTTGAGGATGGATCCGTCCGCTGCGGCGCCAAGCGCACGGATTATTGGGCCCCCACTAAAGCTCCGCCACTGagggagctgctgcggcggagCATGGCGGTAATAAGGGGGGCAGCCAGCATGAGGTGCTAACttaaggtactaaggtacctaaaTAGGGGACTTCAAGGTTGCCTGTGGTGGCTTGCCTCGCCCAGAGTTACAGTGGCCCCTGTTCCCCAACTCGGCTCCTGTCCACTGGTAGACCTACTAAGCGCACTCACCTGGGGAAGTGTCAGCGGTGCCGCGGTGCGTGTCCGCGCGGTTCcgagcccaagcccaaggttACGTGGCTGCCATGGTTCCCGTTCCGTCGCCCCGTCCATgtctcctcatcctcgtctcgACACACCTTAATTCCACCTCCGCCTCGCGACGCCAATTTCATTcccgccatcgacgtcctggcagcggcagcggcagcggctgaTCGACCAGATGCGCCGTAATTCGCCCTCGCTGCATAGACGCtgacggcctcgacccgGTCGCTTGGCCATTCACCCGACGCTCGCTCCTTGAACCACCCACacacggccgcccgcccaccccctTGGTCACTGGCTCTCCATTtccatcgacgacgctccCTCGAACCACCACCGTTGGCctgcatggccgccgacCGTGCCTTTGCCGACCGGACACGCAAGCGACTGCCTGGCAGTTGCGCCTAGTGCACGATGCCTTCGGAGAAGCAGCCCTTCTACGACCCCGTCCCGCCGACATACgatgaggccgtcgccggcagcagccgccgcgacccccGGGCTtgggccgacgagcgcgacgccACCGAGGCTGAGGCGCAATCACTCCTTCCACACGCAGAATCTTCGGGGAGCTCATCCCGGCGACCCAACGGCTACCGCGCACCGACGGTAGAAACGGACGACGAGTCGAGCCTCTTTGGGAGCGacagcgatgacgatgacgacgaggaggccgcccaAGTGCGGCGCGAGATGCAAGAGATGGAGATTGAGGagccctcgcgctcgcgaGGCTCGTCATGGGGCAAAAGGATAGGTTTTGGACTCTCACTACCTCGGTGGAAGTGGTCGTGGAGGCCGAGGCTACCGCGCTTCCGTATCCGGCTGCCCTCACGGGCACCCGCCGCGGAGAGCACCGAGACAActgaagaaggcgaggaagCGACCGATACGCGGAGATTGCGGTGGCCGAAGCTCGACAGATTGACCATGGTGCTGGTGTTCGCTCGCATCATTGCTCTCTTTATCGTGTTGGGCTTCCTCTACTTCCTCTTCGCCAGCGGCGTCTTCGGCAACCTGTCGTCGCGCCTCAACGGCGGCATGCGCTTCGACCCGGAGGACCTGCGCCAGTTCCTGCAGGGCAGGGTCGAGCCCATGCGGCTGCGCGCGTCGGTGCAACATTTCTCCAACTACGCGCACATTGCTGGCACCGAGGGCGACTACGCCACGGCAATGGATGTGAAGAGCATGTTCAGCCGGGCTGGACTGGATAAGGTGTCGGTGGACGAGTACTACGTCTACGTCAACTACCCCACAAAGGACGGCAGGGCCGTCCAAATAATGGACGACAAAGGCGAAAAGGCGATCTGGACGGCGAagctggaagaggaggaacggggcggcgagacggccgggCGCCAGACGTATGCGTTCCATGGGCATTCCAAGGCTGGAGATGTCAAGGGCCCGCTCATCTACGCCAACTACGGCTCGCGAGACGACttcaagaagctcaaggacaagggcatCGACACCAAAGGCGCCATTGCGCTGGTGCGATACTACGGCACCGAGACCGACCGGGCACTCAAGGTAAAGGCGGCCGAGCTTGCGGGGTTCGCGGGTTGCATCATCTACAGCGAccccgccgaggacgggTACCTGAAGGGGCCTGTCGCACCCGAAGGCCGCTTCATGCCCCAAGACGGcgtccagcgcggcgccgtcagcCTCATGAGCTGGATGGTGGGCGACGTGCTGACGCCGGGGTGGGAGAGCAAAAAGGATAGGCCGCGCATGAAGGTCAACGAGACGGCGGGTTTGGTCAAGATTCCGagcctgccgctggcgtgGCGGGATGCACAGGTCCTGCTGCAACACCTCAAGGGCCATGGCGACAAGGTACCGGATGGGTGGAAGGGGGGCGTGCCGGACGTGGAGTGGTGGACGGGCGACCATTCGTCGCCGATTGTGCGCCTCAAGAACGAGCAGGACGAGAACGAGCAACAGCCCATCTGGAACGTGTACGGCAAAATTGTCGGCATGGAGCAGAGCGACCGGGCCATCATCCTCGGCAACCACCGCGACGCGTGGGCGTTTGGCGCGACTGACCCGCACTCGGGGACGGCCATCATGATTGAGCTGGCGCGCATCTTCGGCGACCTGGTGGCGCGAGGCTGGAGGCCGCTGCGGACCATCGAGTTCATGTCGTGGGATGCGGAAGAGTACAACCTGATCGGGTCGACCGAGTACGTGGAGAACAACCTCGAGGTGCTCCGGGAGCGCGCTTACGCCTACATCAACCTCGATACGGTGGTGACGGGCACCGAGTTtcgcgccgcgggctcgcCGATTTTGGAAAAGGCCCTGCTCCGGGCCCTGGACCGGGTGACGGACCCCAAGACGAAcacgacgatgcggcagTCGTGGAAGCCACCCAAGGGCCGGATGGACGGGCTGGGGGCGGGCAGTGACTACGTGGCGTTCCAGGACATTGCGGGGACGAGCTCGCTGGACCTCATGTTCCAGGGCGACATGTTCCCTTACCACTCGAGCTACGCCGACTTTGCGCTCGTGGAGAACGTCATTGACCCGGGGTTCGTATACCACCACGCGCTGGCGCAGGTCGTGGGGCTGATTATGCTCGACCTGGCGGACCGGGCGGTGCTGCCGTTTGACCCCGTGGTCTacgccgaggccctcaaggGCTGGGTGCACGATCTGAGCAAGTGGATAGACGGTCGGGGTGGCAACAACGACGAGcggacgaggctgccgatcaaggagctcgaggacgccgtcgcgctggtCAAGAGCAACGCCGAGGAGTTTGCCAAATGGGAGCTCGAGTGGGACCACCAAGTGCTGCAGACGGCGGGGTGGGAAGCCAACGACCTCGGGGCGAAGCGCATCATCTTCAACGACAAGATGGCTGCGTTCGACACGGCCCTGCTGGACCTGGAGCTCGGCGGAGGGGTGAGTACATTATCTGCCCTTGTTCAGTGCGGCCCTCCTGACCGGTGGCCATACTGCGTCGCCGGGGTAGGATTGATATAGACATACATGCTGACCGGGCTTTGCACAGATCCCCAACCGCACGCAGTTCAAGCACGTCGTGTTCGGACCGCAGTTGTGGTCGGGCTACGACGAGAGCTACTTCCCAGCCATCCGCGAcacggtcgaggcgggcgactgggagttggcgcggcgcatcatggccaagaCGTCGGCGATTctgcgcagcgcggcgacggtccTCCAAATGGAGAAGTAAGGAGGGGGCGATATCCCCCCGAGATGCGGTGAGACGAACAGTCTACTATTCCCTTGTACAACTTTGGCTACAAATCGCGTGGGCTGCGGACCCTTGTGGGgggtttgcttgcttgctcgctgaagaggaggaagaagcaTCAGATATGTCGCGGGCGCTATTCCTACCCCCCCTTTTTTGGTTTTTGGACTCTTGACATGCCTCGTCCGGCCGTTGGGTTCCGTGTCTTTTTTTGTTGTTGTATTGTGTCACTCGTCTGCACGGGCACGGAGCGTGTGTGCTCTTGGGGCCCTCGGCAGAGCGGTCATTGCATGGAGTTGGGATTGCTTGGAACGGCCGGTCCCGGGGAGTAGGCCGAGGGGACGGTCGTGTCTGAAGTCGATGAATAGCATTagcgccatcctcgacggTCTGTCTTTTTGTTCTAATTTGTCTGTGGTTACTGTGGCAGAAAGCGTCGTATGGGGAATTATGATCTGAGTGAACAGCGCTTCTTTGTCTTTTGATTCCGATCTCTTTGTAGTACGTGTATATGTCGCCGCTTGACGGGGcattatcatcatcatcatcagcactGCGTCGTCATACACGCTCCTCCACccgcagctcccgcgccgtctcgcAACCCGTTCTTTCTTTATTTCACTCGGAGCTTAGcaccggctgctgctgctgctgctgtttctTCTGCTCGTCATTGTACACCCCGACCGACACCAGCCTCCCCACGACGTCGTACTTCTCCAGGAAGCGCTCCTCCCAGCCGCGCAGGGCCTCCATCTCATCGGGccccaggtcggcgaggtcgtcgagcgggccgtcgaggtcctcggtGAGCATGTCCTCGTCAAAGGACCCGcaggcgaggccgcggctggcgtcgcggccggcgaagTTGGCGTAggggccgccggggccgtaGAAGTTGCGCCCGCGGGAGACGTCGaagacgcggccgcggaCGGCGAAGTAgacgggtggtggtgcggatGCGTCgcccggggaggaggaggaggtggtggtgttggtggtgccgttGAAGGGGAGGAGAGTGCGGGGGGTGTAGGTGCGGAAGACggtggggggagggccgCGCGGGAGGGTCGGgtaggaggaggatgaggaggaggagaagagggtTTTGTAGAGGGtgtagaggaggagggagaggaggatgaggtTGAGGGGCGTGATGAGGGCGGAGCTGGATGGGAGATGGAGAGTCAGtagagcgagcgagcgaggaggagaggtCGAGGATCTGGAAGGAGGATTTTACCTGGAGGGCtgcttggcggcctcgtggGCCATGCGGTGCTCGACGTAGTCCatgacggacggacggattCGTGCGCGCGGGTGGAGGAAGTGAAGCcgctgcgttgcgttgcgctTCTCGTGGAGCGGATggacgaagatgacgggAAGAGAGGAGGAatatggatggatggatgaggcGGACGGGACAGACGGCAGTCGTGAGACGTGGGGCCGCTCGTGTCAATCAGTACAGTCAGCTCCGCGCCGTTCCGGGGAAGGAAGGGTTTCGTTACGTTAGTACCGCAGTGGGCCGACAGGGGTCCAGGACTTCAGGTACGTACAGCAGGTACCTCGGTACATTAGTACCGGGCCGCACCGCTGCGCACCGACGCGATGACGACAGTTCCAATTCTTTCGTAACCTTGCATATGCTGCTCGCACGCTGGTCTGGTTTGGTctggtggtagtagtggtggGCGGAAAGATAAATGGTATGTGGATGCGATAACAGTACGAGTATATACCGCTGCGAAGATGTATATCTAGATAGGTATTATATGCTAGAGGGTGCGTGGCTGGTTGCTGTTCGTAAAGTCTTGGTCTAGACTCTATAGTATACCTTGGCTGTGCGGCGCTGGCATTGGAGGAGCCTGATGGAGAAGCGGGCGGTCAACATTGAAGCCATTGATGACAACCCGGCAAGCCTTTGGCTATGTTTCATCTTTTTTCATTTCATTCTAGTATTCATCCTGTAGGGTTTTGTTTCGCTGTCAGACGTTGAGGAGTTCAAAGTCGGATGTGCGAAAGCAGTGCGACCGTCGTGTGATAGCTGCGAGACCCTTCAAGTATCTCGTATAGATTAGGACATAAGACTTATATCCAcgtctcctcgtcatccCGACGTTCACGTCGAGTAttcccctccccatcccttCCCACCGCGGCAGAACAAAAGCCCAGTTCCCCATCACGCCTCCGTACAGCCTCATGCTTCATGCTTCATCTCGCCGCGCCTcccactcctcctccagcatCCCCATGGCCACCAGGTCCCACCACCGCCTGTCGAAGCGCACCCtcccgcgcagccgcccctcctcgacgaagcccgcccgccggtacagcgccagcgcgcgctcgttgtacgccgccgcctgcaggccCACGCGGTGCAGCCCCCCGTGCCGGAACCCCCAGTCCACGAGCcacgcgagcgcctcgccgcccagcccgccccggccctgcgcgcccgcgaccaGGCAGAGCGCCACGTCGGCGGACcggtggtgcggcgcggacggcgcggTGGCGTGGAGGGCTGCGAAGCCGATGCGCCGAGGGTGGTGggacttgctgctgctgctcttgccagtggtggtgttgttggggACGTCATTGTAGCCGGTTGCTGCTGATGCGGTCTTTGGCTCATCGCCAGAGGGAAGtttcctctcctccttctcgacACCTTCGTtctcgacatcgtcatcgtcctcccGGAGGCACACCACCACGGCGATCAGACACCCCGCAATGGCATCCACGTACGCGGCGCTCTGCTTGCGCGTCtgcggccgcagcaggtcgcccGTCGagagcgcctcgacgaccgggTCGTTGGACACGTGCTCGTGCATCCAcgcctgcagctcctcgtcctgcgcGTCGAACGGCCGGTACACGAgccgcgccgagcgccaggcggtgctggccgcggcgacgaccgagTCCATGCTGGCTGCGTGCAGTCGCTTCGCGGCTTTCTTTTACTCTCtttctgtctgtctctgtctTCTTTTTTATAAGTATCTCGGGTGGTTGAGAACGGTAAGGGGCGTGGATAGGTGCAGGGTTATGTCCAATGCGTATGTATAAAAGACGAGAGCCGACCGCTGACGACTTGGTGGATCTGCCATCTATTGCTCTGCCGCTCATGACAGCGACT from Purpureocillium takamizusanense chromosome 4, complete sequence includes the following:
- a CDS encoding uncharacterized protein (EggNog:ENOG503P6AU~COG:J), yielding MDSVVAAASTAWRSARLVYRPFDAQDEELQAWMHEHVSNDPVVEALSTGDLLRPQTRKQSAAYVDAIAGCLIAVVVCLREDDDDVENEGVEKEERKLPSGDEPKTASAATGYNDVPNNTTTGKSSSSKSHHPRRIGFAALHATAPSAPHHRSADVALCLVAGAQGRGGLGGEALAWLVDWGFRHGGLHRVGLQAAAYNERALALYRRAGFVEEGRLRGRVRFDRRWWDLVAMGMLEEEWEARRDEA
- the DAP1 gene encoding Dihydrodipicolinate synthase (COG:S~BUSCO:EOG09264Z3D~TransMembrane:1 (o20-38i)~EggNog:ENOG503P5DZ), coding for MDYVEHRMAHEAAKQPSSSALITPLNLILLSLLLYTLYKTLFSSSSSSSYPTLPRGPPPTVFRTYTPRTLLPFNGTTNTTTSSSSPGDASAPPPVYFAVRGRVFDVSRGRNFYGPGGPYANFAGRDASRGLACGSFDEDMLTEDLDGPLDDLADLGPDEMEALRGWEERFLEKYDVVGRLVSVGVYNDEQKKQQQQQQPVLSSE
- a CDS encoding Glutamate carboxypeptidase II (TransMembrane:1 (i172-195o)~EggNog:ENOG503NV1R~COG:O~COG:P~MEROPS:MER0015691), whose protein sequence is MPSEKQPFYDPVPPTYDEAVAGSSRRDPRAWADERDATEAEAQSLLPHAESSGSSSRRPNGYRAPTVETDDESSLFGSDSDDDDDEEAAQVRREMQEMEIEEPSRSRGSSWGKRIGFGLSLPRWKWSWRPRLPRFRIRLPSRAPAAESTETTEEGEEATDTRRLRWPKLDRLTMVLVFARIIALFIVLGFLYFLFASGVFGNLSSRLNGGMRFDPEDLRQFLQGRVEPMRLRASVQHFSNYAHIAGTEGDYATAMDVKSMFSRAGLDKVSVDEYYVYVNYPTKDGRAVQIMDDKGEKAIWTAKLEEEERGGETAGRQTYAFHGHSKAGDVKGPLIYANYGSRDDFKKLKDKGIDTKGAIALVRYYGTETDRALKVKAAELAGFAGCIIYSDPAEDGYLKGPVAPEGRFMPQDGVQRGAVSLMSWMVGDVLTPGWESKKDRPRMKVNETAGLVKIPSLPLAWRDAQVLLQHLKGHGDKVPDGWKGGVPDVEWWTGDHSSPIVRLKNEQDENEQQPIWNVYGKIVGMEQSDRAIILGNHRDAWAFGATDPHSGTAIMIELARIFGDLVARGWRPLRTIEFMSWDAEEYNLIGSTEYVENNLEVLRERAYAYINLDTVVTGTEFRAAGSPILEKALLRALDRVTDPKTNTTMRQSWKPPKGRMDGLGAGSDYVAFQDIAGTSSLDLMFQGDMFPYHSSYADFALVENVIDPGFVYHHALAQVVGLIMLDLADRAVLPFDPVVYAEALKGWVHDLSKWIDGRGGNNDERTRLPIKELEDAVALVKSNAEEFAKWELEWDHQVLQTAGWEANDLGAKRIIFNDKMAAFDTALLDLELGGGIPNRTQFKHVVFGPQLWSGYDESYFPAIRDTVEAGDWELARRIMAKTSAILRSAATVLQMEK